Within the Metasolibacillus fluoroglycofenilyticus genome, the region ATCATGGGACCATCAGGCTGTGGTAAATCGACTTTACTTTATACAGTGAGCGGCATGGATAAAGCTTCGTCAGGTCATGTCACCTTTTTACAGCAAAATATAGCCACACTGACGGAGCCACAATTAGCAAAATTAAGACTCGAAACAATGGGCTTTATATTTCAACAACATCATCTATTAAAAAACTTAAACTTATTTGATAATATCATCCTGTCTGCTTACTTAGCTAAAAAAGAAAGCCGTCAAAAAATCAATACGCGTGCTACACAATTAATGATGAAAATGGGGATTTTTGAATTAGCAAAGCATGACATAACACAAGCCTCTGGCGGGCAATTGCAAAGAATCGCCATTTGCCGCGCACTAATTAATAAGCCAACCATCTTATTTGGCGATGAACCAACAGGGGCATTAAATACAACTGCAACCGCAGAAGTAATGGATGTATTAACATCAATTAATATGCAAGGCACAACTATTTTGCTCGCTACCCATGATGCCAAAGTCGCTGCCAAAACCGAGCGTATACTATTTATGCTCGATGGGGAAATCATCGCAAACACAACTTTAGGGAAATATAACCCTGCAAGCAATGATTTAGCAGAGCGAGAGCAGCGGCTTCATCATTGGCTGACACAGCTAGGCTTTTAATCTAAATACGCAAAAAAATGGGACTGTCCAAAAAGCCATGCATAGCCGGCATTTTGGACAGTCGCGATGATGTTTCGCAAAATGTTGATTCATATAAACAGAGAACGCCTCTTTTAAAAATGGGATGAACATTGGCTTTAACAGTGTACTCCTTCAGTAAAAGGGAAGCGATGAAAACATTGATTTCAATGCGGTGGCAAAACAAAATAGACTTTTCGGACAACCCCATTTTCTTGCCAAAATTCCATTTTGAAAAACAACTGATTAAAATAACCCAATTAATAAGTAAACGGCTGTTCCCCAAATAAAAACAGCGGAACATTTATTAAATATGTACATCACCTTGCCTGAGGCATCCACTTTTTTTAGCATTGAGCCAGCGAACATTAAAGCAATAAACCATAGCCATGAGACGATAATACATGTTATAGTGAAAAGCATTTTTTCTGTGCCAATATAATTTAGTGCGCTCGTTCCAATAACGCCAACTGTATCTAAAATAGCATGTGGATTTAATAATGAAACGGATAGGGCAAACAATATTTGTTTTTTTGCTGGCAGTGCCTCTCCTTGCTGTGTGGCTTCA harbors:
- a CDS encoding ABC transporter ATP-binding protein, encoding MTILEVRHLHKTYVTGNTEQHVLKDIQLTIKDGEFVSIMGPSGCGKSTLLYTVSGMDKASSGHVTFLQQNIATLTEPQLAKLRLETMGFIFQQHHLLKNLNLFDNIILSAYLAKKESRQKINTRATQLMMKMGIFELAKHDITQASGGQLQRIAICRALINKPTILFGDEPTGALNTTATAEVMDVLTSINMQGTTILLATHDAKVAAKTERILFMLDGEIIANTTLGKYNPASNDLAEREQRLHHWLTQLGF
- a CDS encoding LysE/ArgO family amino acid transporter; protein product: MQAIIHGIILAFGLILPLGVQNVFVFSQGAMQPSKFKALPAVFTAALCDTLLILLAVLGLSVIVYQFEWLRLGLISGGILFLIYMGRVLWTAKAEATQQGEALPAKKQILFALSVSLLNPHAILDTVGVIGTSALNYIGTEKMLFTITCIIVSWLWFIALMFAGSMLKKVDASGKVMYIFNKCSAVFIWGTAVYLLIGLF